Proteins encoded in a region of the Flammeovirga yaeyamensis genome:
- a CDS encoding 7TM diverse intracellular signaling domain-containing protein produces MKLFFKFVMLGILFPMLSFAALQEDVLYLSEQQESVNGAPFIYYYMDQLNEEDFESVSVPSFSKFTPWNSNSNVNFEYGQGSLWAKVDIQNMDEEVSDWLIEVPYAPLDEIEFYLVKNKKLENHFVTGDHVNFDVRPIEHHNYIFPIKLQARESATIYFRVKTDGIVKLPVFFYKPWNYAEVNSKYEVTYGIILGVLLMLCILSVTTYLPTKDFSYLLYPLPLIAKILFTFSLTGHTFQYLFPSFPKMANMITPLSIALWMLGESLFNLYFLKTKKLSKVAFGMNIVGFIFGIATVFTSIFLSYYAAIKLVTTISIPFSIMSLILGFIAYSKGQRIARYYITAWSFYCIGLFVFVGFATGKLPDNFFTEHALDFGDLFLAPLLFLALSKKYAVYREQKNEAIKQMLEMEAKAKEELEEKVVERTAELQEATVELEERQEELETQAAQLLHKNEEITSQAEELRAVNDQMTETNVELEQINEEIAAQRDMMDEKNKELNIVTKNLQDSINYAKRIQSNILPPLEEFKRLFKDFFVMYQPKSTVSGDFYWVAENKKENKVVLVAADCTGHGVPGAMMSVMGGGFLDKIVNLRGVTSPARIIIEMQQNLTHVLGGDNKDSKDGMDLGIIVWNRKAKKVTFAGAHTPLVFVQNKKIYTVKGERLSLGTEINKMVMKEHSIALNSSTSFYLFSDGYQDQFGGENHRKISSKKLKEMILELSEKPMIEQKEAFNVYFENWKNADSLQPEKQTDDVLLLGVKIEA; encoded by the coding sequence ATGAAACTTTTTTTCAAATTTGTAATGTTGGGCATTTTATTCCCAATGTTATCTTTTGCGGCTTTACAGGAGGATGTACTTTACTTATCGGAACAACAAGAATCTGTCAACGGTGCTCCTTTTATTTATTACTACATGGATCAATTAAATGAAGAAGACTTTGAATCAGTCTCAGTCCCTTCGTTTAGTAAATTCACTCCCTGGAATAGTAACTCCAATGTTAACTTCGAATATGGCCAAGGTTCTTTATGGGCTAAAGTTGATATTCAAAACATGGATGAAGAAGTGAGTGATTGGTTGATAGAAGTTCCTTATGCTCCATTGGATGAAATCGAATTTTATCTAGTAAAAAATAAGAAACTCGAAAATCATTTTGTTACGGGTGATCACGTAAATTTTGATGTTAGACCCATAGAGCATCATAATTACATTTTTCCTATCAAATTACAAGCAAGAGAATCTGCTACCATTTATTTCAGAGTAAAAACGGATGGTATTGTAAAGCTTCCAGTATTTTTCTATAAACCTTGGAATTATGCAGAAGTTAACTCTAAGTATGAAGTAACTTACGGTATTATACTAGGTGTCTTATTAATGTTGTGTATTTTAAGTGTAACAACATACTTACCTACAAAAGATTTTTCTTATCTATTATACCCTTTACCATTAATAGCGAAAATATTATTTACCTTCTCGTTAACAGGGCATACGTTCCAATATCTATTCCCGAGTTTCCCGAAAATGGCCAATATGATTACACCACTATCCATTGCTTTATGGATGTTGGGTGAATCTCTTTTTAACTTATACTTCCTAAAAACAAAGAAACTTTCGAAGGTAGCATTTGGTATGAATATCGTTGGTTTCATATTCGGTATAGCCACAGTTTTTACTAGCATTTTCTTATCATACTATGCAGCAATTAAGCTAGTGACAACTATCTCAATACCATTTAGTATTATGTCGTTAATTCTTGGCTTTATTGCTTACAGCAAAGGCCAAAGAATTGCTAGATATTATATCACTGCATGGAGTTTTTACTGTATTGGACTATTTGTTTTTGTGGGATTTGCTACGGGTAAACTTCCTGATAACTTTTTCACGGAACATGCTTTAGATTTCGGCGATTTATTCCTTGCTCCACTTTTATTCTTAGCGTTAAGTAAAAAATACGCCGTTTATAGAGAACAAAAAAATGAAGCGATCAAGCAAATGCTTGAAATGGAAGCCAAAGCCAAAGAAGAATTGGAAGAAAAAGTGGTTGAAAGAACTGCTGAATTACAAGAAGCTACTGTTGAGTTAGAGGAAAGACAAGAAGAGTTAGAAACTCAGGCTGCTCAGTTACTTCATAAGAATGAAGAAATTACTTCTCAGGCAGAAGAACTAAGAGCTGTCAATGATCAAATGACAGAAACAAACGTAGAGCTAGAACAAATTAATGAAGAGATAGCAGCTCAACGTGACATGATGGATGAAAAGAACAAAGAACTTAACATCGTCACGAAGAATCTGCAAGATAGTATCAATTATGCCAAAAGAATTCAAAGTAATATTCTACCTCCATTAGAAGAATTTAAACGTTTGTTCAAAGATTTCTTTGTAATGTATCAACCAAAAAGCACTGTTTCAGGTGATTTTTATTGGGTTGCAGAAAACAAAAAAGAAAATAAAGTTGTTTTAGTTGCTGCAGATTGCACAGGACATGGTGTACCTGGTGCGATGATGTCAGTGATGGGAGGTGGATTCTTAGATAAAATTGTAAATCTAAGAGGTGTAACTTCCCCAGCTAGAATCATTATTGAGATGCAACAAAATCTTACTCACGTTCTTGGAGGGGACAACAAAGACTCCAAAGACGGTATGGATTTAGGTATTATTGTTTGGAATAGAAAAGCTAAGAAAGTCACTTTTGCTGGAGCACATACTCCATTGGTATTTGTTCAAAACAAAAAGATATACACCGTCAAAGGAGAACGCCTAAGTTTAGGTACCGAAATAAATAAAATGGTGATGAAAGAACATAGTATTGCCTTAAATAGCTCTACTAGCTTTTATTTATTCTCAGATGGTTATCAAGATCAATTTGGAGGAGAAAATCACAGAAAAATTTCCAGTAAAAAATTAAAGGAAATGATTCTTGAACTTTCTGAAAAACCAATGATTGAACAAAAAGAAGCATTTAATGTTTATTTCGAGAATTGGAAAAATGCAGATAGTCTTCAACCAGAAAAACAAACTGATGATGTATTGTTGTTAGGTGTAAAAATAGAGGCCTAA
- a CDS encoding sodium:solute symporter: protein MTPSTVILIIFLYFIILFAISFFTSEKGDQQSTSFFTANKSSKWYLVAYGMVGATLSGVTFISVPGMVAKGGWGYLQFMMGNMVGYLVIAYVLIPLFYSKNLISIYEYLKDRFGPIASKTGSLFFILSQTIGAAFRLYLAALVLQIAFFNAFNIPFFISVLVIILLIWLYTFKGGIKTIVWTDTLQTTLLLLAAVWTIYTIANDLGLNASTLYSTIAESEMSKVFDWNWQSPTFFWKQFMAGMFITISMNGLDQNIMQKNLTCKNPKEAQTNVLSFAAVFFLSTVIFLSLGVLLYEYAGYYDISLPTKADELYPTLALNYFGTFTAVVFLLGIIAAAFSSADSALTALTTSFCVDILGMNSTTSSNLKRKLVHLGFSFLLFLVIVIFKSFNNDSVVSDVFKAAGYTYGPLLGLFTYGIFTKKSVDDSKVIFICLLSPVLSYIINLNSETLLFGYKFGFEILLVNAGITILGLSMIPKK from the coding sequence ATGACACCATCCACTGTAATACTTATCATTTTTTTATATTTTATTATACTATTTGCCATATCATTTTTTACTTCTGAAAAAGGAGATCAACAATCCACCTCTTTTTTTACAGCCAATAAATCATCTAAATGGTATTTAGTTGCATATGGAATGGTAGGAGCAACCTTATCGGGTGTAACCTTTATTTCTGTACCTGGAATGGTTGCTAAAGGAGGATGGGGTTACCTACAGTTTATGATGGGAAATATGGTGGGTTATCTCGTCATCGCTTATGTTTTAATCCCTTTATTTTATAGTAAAAATTTAATAAGTATCTATGAATATCTGAAAGATAGGTTTGGGCCGATAGCTTCAAAAACTGGGTCTTTATTTTTTATATTATCACAAACTATTGGAGCGGCATTTAGGTTGTATTTGGCTGCTTTAGTCTTGCAAATAGCATTCTTTAATGCTTTTAATATTCCATTTTTCATTTCCGTTTTGGTCATCATTTTACTGATTTGGTTATATACTTTCAAAGGAGGAATAAAGACGATTGTTTGGACAGACACTTTGCAAACTACATTGTTGCTACTCGCTGCAGTTTGGACAATTTATACTATTGCAAATGATTTAGGTTTAAATGCTTCAACGTTGTATTCTACAATTGCTGAAAGTGAAATGTCAAAGGTATTTGATTGGAATTGGCAATCACCAACGTTCTTTTGGAAGCAGTTTATGGCAGGGATGTTCATTACCATTTCTATGAATGGCTTGGATCAAAATATCATGCAAAAGAATTTGACCTGTAAGAATCCAAAAGAAGCTCAAACGAACGTATTGTCTTTTGCTGCTGTGTTCTTTTTATCTACAGTCATATTTCTTTCACTTGGGGTTTTATTATATGAATATGCTGGCTATTACGATATCAGTTTACCAACTAAGGCAGATGAACTATATCCAACCTTAGCCCTAAATTATTTTGGAACATTTACAGCGGTAGTTTTCTTGTTAGGTATCATCGCAGCAGCTTTTTCAAGTGCCGATTCAGCACTTACCGCTTTAACAACATCATTTTGTGTTGATATTTTAGGAATGAACTCAACCACAAGTTCAAACCTAAAAAGGAAATTAGTGCATTTAGGGTTTAGTTTCTTGTTATTTTTAGTGATTGTGATATTTAAATCATTTAATAACGATAGTGTAGTATCTGATGTATTTAAAGCGGCAGGGTATACTTATGGTCCGCTTTTAGGACTATTTACTTATGGAATTTTTACTAAAAAATCAGTAGATGACTCCAAGGTGATTTTTATATGCCTTTTATCTCCTGTACTATCCTATATCATCAATTTAAATTCAGAGACGTTACTATTCGGATATAAATTTGGCTTTGAAATATTATTAGTCAATGCAGGTATTACAATATTAGGTTTATCAATGATACCAAAGAAATAG
- a CDS encoding acyltransferase family protein gives METRKRILSLDIFRGLTVILMILVNNPGSWSFIYPPLKHAAWHGCTPTDLVFPFFLFIVGVSISFSMFNAKEDKLKRPKLLRKAIWRGSKLIGIGLFISLFPFFDFSVMRIPGVLQRIGLVFIFATSIFLYSDIKKIIGIIFILLISYWAIMTLIPIPGIGEANLDDPNKVLSAYLDFKLMGGHLWSGTKTWDPEGLLSTLPAIATALLGVVAGILIKTKRDDKIVKLLVFIGVGLLILGYFWGIVFPINKSIWTSTYAVYTAGWAYLTLGICYYIFDVKQYYPKVSIVPRAFGLNPMIAYVVAELCAKLLYLIQIEGVSVKEHLYQLIMNVGWSNEMGSLVFALSYCSLIYAFVHILYKKNIVVKV, from the coding sequence ATGGAAACTCGCAAACGAATTTTATCACTTGATATATTTCGAGGATTAACTGTCATCCTCATGATTTTAGTAAACAACCCTGGGAGTTGGTCGTTTATCTATCCACCATTAAAACATGCAGCATGGCACGGCTGTACACCAACGGATTTAGTATTTCCCTTTTTCCTTTTTATAGTTGGTGTATCTATTTCTTTCTCTATGTTTAATGCGAAGGAAGATAAATTAAAACGACCAAAACTTTTAAGAAAAGCCATTTGGAGAGGAAGTAAATTAATTGGTATAGGATTATTTATTTCTCTTTTCCCTTTCTTTGACTTTTCCGTAATGAGGATCCCTGGTGTACTTCAGAGGATAGGATTGGTCTTTATCTTTGCCACTTCTATTTTCCTTTATTCCGACATCAAAAAAATTATTGGAATCATTTTCATCCTATTAATTTCTTATTGGGCAATCATGACACTCATTCCTATACCAGGAATTGGAGAGGCAAATTTGGATGATCCTAACAAAGTTTTATCTGCCTATTTAGACTTTAAATTGATGGGAGGGCACTTATGGAGTGGTACAAAAACATGGGACCCTGAAGGGTTATTGTCAACATTACCAGCCATAGCAACAGCATTACTAGGTGTTGTTGCAGGTATATTGATAAAAACAAAGAGAGATGATAAAATAGTAAAGCTTTTAGTATTTATTGGAGTAGGCCTTCTTATCTTGGGTTATTTCTGGGGTATAGTTTTTCCAATTAATAAAAGCATATGGACTTCAACATATGCAGTATATACAGCAGGTTGGGCATATCTTACTCTAGGTATCTGTTACTATATTTTTGATGTGAAGCAATATTATCCAAAGGTAAGTATTGTGCCAAGAGCATTTGGTTTAAACCCTATGATCGCTTACGTTGTTGCCGAACTCTGTGCTAAGTTATTGTATCTAATTCAAATAGAAGGGGTTTCAGTAAAAGAACATCTTTACCAATTAATTATGAATGTAGGGTGGAGTAACGAGATGGGTTCGCTTGTTTTTGCTTTAAGTTACTGTAGTTTGATTTATGCATTTGTACATATCTTATACAAAAAGAATATAGTAGTAAAAGTATAA
- a CDS encoding acetate/propionate family kinase, with amino-acid sequence MKILILNSGSSSIKFQLIDMPSEEVIGKGLIEKIGLTDASITVKNAKGKKETLQLNIPNHAKGIEFLLSVLTDKEMEIISDLDELTCVGHRIVHGGQAFSKSVLINDDVMHGIESCIELAPLHNPANIKGVQAMDLAIPGIPQVGVFDTAFHHSIPEHRAIYALPIELYKKYGLRKYGFHGTSHQYVSLRAKEIYGDDKTSKIITCHLGNGGSLAAIQNGKSIETSMGFSPTDGLMMGTRCGSIDPGAIPFIAEHENLDLNGISNLINKKSGLQGISGVSSDYRDVSNAAAKGNEDAKLALQMFHYDVKKYIGTYLASLGGVETIIFTGGIGENSAMARREILRGLEGLGIKVDDEKNDKVMGIEADISPDDAGVRVCVIPTNEEVMIARDTFNIVSELN; translated from the coding sequence GTGAAAATTCTCATACTTAACTCTGGAAGTTCATCAATTAAATTCCAACTTATCGACATGCCTTCTGAGGAAGTAATCGGTAAAGGTTTAATTGAAAAAATTGGACTTACAGACGCGTCCATTACAGTTAAAAACGCCAAAGGCAAAAAAGAGACTCTCCAACTAAACATCCCTAATCATGCTAAAGGTATTGAATTCCTTTTGAGTGTTTTAACGGATAAAGAAATGGAGATCATTTCAGATTTAGACGAATTAACTTGTGTAGGTCACCGTATTGTTCATGGTGGACAAGCATTCTCTAAAAGTGTACTAATTAATGATGATGTCATGCATGGCATTGAATCATGTATTGAATTAGCACCTCTTCACAATCCAGCTAACATTAAAGGAGTTCAGGCTATGGATTTAGCTATTCCTGGAATTCCACAAGTCGGTGTTTTCGATACTGCATTCCACCACAGTATTCCAGAACACAGAGCTATTTATGCATTACCAATTGAACTTTATAAGAAATATGGCTTAAGAAAGTACGGTTTCCATGGTACTTCTCACCAATATGTTTCTTTACGTGCAAAAGAAATTTACGGAGATGATAAAACTTCAAAGATTATCACTTGTCACTTGGGTAATGGAGGTTCACTAGCTGCCATCCAAAATGGTAAATCAATTGAGACCTCTATGGGATTCTCTCCTACTGACGGCTTAATGATGGGTACTCGTTGTGGATCAATCGACCCGGGTGCTATTCCGTTTATTGCGGAACATGAAAACCTAGATTTAAACGGCATCTCTAATTTGATTAATAAAAAATCTGGTTTACAAGGTATTTCAGGAGTTTCTTCTGATTACAGAGATGTATCTAACGCAGCCGCTAAAGGAAATGAAGATGCTAAATTAGCATTACAAATGTTCCATTATGACGTTAAAAAGTATATTGGTACTTATTTAGCTTCATTGGGTGGTGTAGAAACTATCATTTTCACTGGTGGTATTGGTGAAAACTCTGCTATGGCAAGAAGAGAAATCCTAAGAGGATTAGAAGGCCTTGGCATTAAAGTAGATGATGAAAAGAATGATAAGGTAATGGGTATTGAAGCAGACATTTCTCCTGATGATGCAGGTGTTAGAGTTTGTGTAATTCCAACCAACGAAGAAGTTATGATAGCTAGAGATACATTTAATATTGTTTCTGAGCTTAACTAG